The Calypte anna isolate BGI_N300 chromosome 11, bCalAnn1_v1.p, whole genome shotgun sequence DNA window CAAGAATCTACCCCCAGAATGCATAAGTTATCAATATATTCCAGGCACAGACAGCACATTCCAAGCTTTTTAATCCAAGATGATTAAACTCCTGGGTAAACTGAACAACATTCAATAAAAAGATTCCCTCTACAGACACTGAAGCGTTCATTAATGCTGTCCAGCTGTACCATTGGACATTTTGTTCAATATTGAGCCTTTTCTACTGGTGagaccacaacaaaaaaaaagatgaggaaacCGAAGAGAAGCACAACACAGAAGGTTAAACTAATTCAAGTGAATTTAGGATATTAATTCCGCAGTATTGTTTTAATCATGAGACTGTGCCTATGAGATGTTATCAAAGTCTGCCTTCTGGTTAAGAAAGCAGAGCATACCTGGAATAACATCATTGATATGTAAAAGAAGTGTACTTTCAACACTTGCAAAACTGCACAGCTGCATTCCATTATATCTTCCATCCCAGTTTCCAATCGGATTAtcctaaaaatagaaaaacatgtTCTGTGCATCCAAACAGAAGATGTACATTGTACAGAATACACACACAGGCCTTAAGGAATgtaaaaaataggaaaacaaaaaggtttgACAACACCCACTTTTTCCTGTAACAAAGCTTCTATTGAGAACAGGCAAGCATTAGTCTTTAAAGACTAACACAAACTTAAACTGTTCTTTTGAGAAATATTTCCAATTTTAACAAGCATTCTTCTACTAAAATCCATTATTTATCAATGACTTAGAACAGTTCCAGAGCAGTTAAGCAACAGCTACTGTAATCAAGAAAATGGAAGCACTTGATCTACTTGCTTTCACTACCAGACATTTGAAAGCtgttcaattttttaaaaatcaagttgctagaaataattttttaattataagcttcacatttttttgaagaataaaCTTTTGTGCTTAAAACTCTATTTTTAAGCTAGAAAAAAGTCAAAGCGACAcgaaaagcagcttttaaaaataactaaaagaaaaaagcacccAGCCTACTTTTTCAAAAGGCAGAACAAAGGCAGTATCACAAGACAAACACTCAACTCTGTTACTTCAAGACTGACATCTAACATTGCAAGTAGCTCAGTGGAGGCTCCTCAGAATAACCACAGTATTTCTCCTGTACTGTTTAGTATCAAATAGGATACTGTTTACCTGATGCCAACAAATAATTACCACCAAGCCACACTTTTGGACACAAGTGTCTATTTCCATTTTAGGCCAGCCTCCGCTGAAGTAGCTTGTGGATAAGGTTTCTTTATTGCATGTAATTCACTAAATAACACACATGCAAAAGTTATTAAAGTCAGGTTAATTTCTTACCATGTCCACTCCAACAACGTATCCTAAACTTTCGTTTCCTGGTAAGACATCACAGAATATAACTGTCCCATACTCTATACTGTCTCCTATCTTCAGAGAAACCCTGGAGTTGATCTCCAGAGGAGGAAGTTCTACCTGCATTGTGTCAACTGGAGCTGCATAGTCACTTTCCAGTTCATTGTCATCATCTTCCACCAGCTCCAGTTTGTccaaagcaacaaaaaccccacaatccTCATCGCATCTGAAAAGCTGCTTGCCTTGGTACTGCCCATCGGTAAAGCCCTGACCACGACCTTCTTCCTAAGTgttggaggaggaagaaggggaaaaaaaggaggaaaaaaaaaatgaacaacagATTACTACAAAAGCAGTAACATAATTCAGTTATGATTCAATTCATAATTTTTGGAGAAACTGCACTAAGAATTTGCCTGATGACCTATACTGGGAGAATTCCATTGTCTGAATTTGTGGCAAATATACacattttctgtctcagaaGAATGAACAGAATGGTGTCATTAGAGAACAGCTGCAGGCAGAAGCCTTTTCACTCCTAGAAGCATGTTTTTATCAGGTGCAAATCTTTCTTCCATCATCAATTTTGTGCCAGATCAAGATGAGACTACTTCACACTAAGCATTCAAAAGATCCACTTAGACACCAGATAGAGAGCTCTGATTTTCAGAAGCACCTGGGCCTGATATTCTCTGAGGTTCTTAGTGGGAACTGCAAAGAATTTTGGAAAAGTTTAAAggaaactttgaaaaatatatttctaatgcAAGAGTGGCACTCTCCTGAACCTAATCATTCAAAAGCTTATAGCTGTCATTAACTTTACAGAAGTATGTCACCAGGAGCAAACAGCAACATCCTCTAGATTAACCAGTTGCTATTTGACTTTTAGAGCTCTACAAAACCAGCAGTCAATATCTTTTTGCCATCCCACACACCTCAACAAACTGAACATGGGGAATACAAGGTTAATGTGATACAGTGTGTTCACAAGTATTTAATAATACCTATGAACAGACTGAGAGTTACAGACTTTTCAGAGGTAATCAtgcttctaggaaaaaaaaaaaaaaaatctattacaGCTATTCCATTAAATAAGATTGTTATCTCATTTTACAAAACATGTATAATGCTCCCCCTTACCAAGAAACTTACCAGTAACTCTACTCCAAAGTATATCCCTGTAAGGGACCTTTCTTGCAATAAGGGTCCTCTGAAGCGAACAACTCCAGgaaatttttcctctcctgatcTCAGCTGTACTCTAACAGGTGAGCCAATATCTATCTGGATGCCTTTACTTaacctgcttttgtttttaaacagactGTACCTTTCCTCACAGTTAGTAATGGCCAGAAGCAGCTCAGCtagtttttcatttatttctatgACATCCTTCTCATCCACAAACAGGACTGCATGAGGTTGTTCCAGAATCTTTAATCCAATCTGCAATTTCTTGCCTTTACAAGGAATATTTCTGGAGTGTCCCACAGAAGAACGGTCTTGAAAAAACTGCCCAATGCTACCTTTGGGCACTTTCAACAGCTTCTGAGTCTGCTTGTCTATGACACTGCATTCTTGGAGAAGTAAGTAAAAGATCCTCTCTTCCCAATAAGATGGACTTGCTTTTTCTTGACCCCATAAGCCTGAATTCATTGTgattaaaactttaaaagctGCACATAAGTCTTCAAGAAAAGTAAGATGTTGATCTTTGTGCACTGATCTCGACAAATTCTACTGGAGGGTCAAATCGTTGTGAAACAATGCAATATTCCTTTTGAAAAGAGACAAATCCACAGCAGAAAGCctagaagaggggaaaaaaaaaacccaaaaaacccaaaatgaaaTTAGGAAAGTACAGCTACCCTTAAGTACTTAtgtaaaacaacagaaaatcacTTAAATCTGTGACCAGCCCCACTCCTCCAACAGAGCAGAAATACTCCAGAAAACTCTCAGGCAGTCAACAGTCTCACACCAGCCACAGTACTGCTAAGCAGAGACACACCCCTTTGCACTGGTTATTGCTGTGTCCTTTCCTACTCAAGTTCCCTGAAGCAAGGGGCtatggaaaaagcagaaatgcagaaaaaaaataggaaagtgaaagaaaaaaaagaaatcttaatttCAGATAAACAGGGGTAAGTATCCAATATCCTGCTCAGGTTTACAAACAGTACTTTATGGACACTTTCCACTGCAAAGATCTTGCCCCTTGCTTAGAAAGTGCTTATTTCTGACAGAGCATATTGCATCTGTCCTCCTGCAAAGCATTTTGATTTTGTGAAGCAGAAAATTGTGTTAATGtaacaaagcaacagaaaatagaTACTTTGGTAATTTGTAGCAgttgtttctttaaataataGAATTTTCCAGTTCCAGTAAGCAAAAAACAATGAATGAAACACAAGTTGTACCAGCATTGCAGCATGTGATTGTGCAGAAAAACCTGGAGACTTTTGCCATTTTAGAAAGATCGATCACTTCAATAAAAAATAGAACTTTGAATTATTAAAACAGCCTGGAAGGGAACACCTTAGTTAAGTATCACCCTAAGAATTATAGTTCACAGTCAGTAAACTaacaagaaaaatctgaaaatacttAATTGCACATGGcagccaataaaaaaaaatacatacccACATATATTTATGTCTGTAGTTTAGATCATAAAGAACAGCACACAGTAACTCAACAGGATTTGCTGTTCTAAACATGACAAAAAAGGGTATTTTTTATTCAAGAAAATTTTGACATGTCAATTTTCCTTTACTCTGTGACACCACAGTTTGCATTCAGTTGAAGGAGAATCCCaagtattatttattatttatatattaaacgtcagtaaataaaaagcaaatactcTTTTTCCTTGTGTCTCCTCTCGCTACCATAACCCTCCAGAACTTTACTCTGATGGCATTCAAATACcataatatttctgttttttacaCTCAATTTGATTACAGCTTCAGAAGCTATCAGAAAGCAACGGAATCCTGCAGTACTACAGCTATTTTCATCCACtgtttttaaacaacaaaaaagagtaTTTAACACAACTCCTACAAAGAAGTAACAACAACCACAGAAATTTGTGCCAAGTAGCATCTTTCAGTCACCAGGAACTCACACATTTCTGTGAGCCGCTGGCAAGGCTCTGGTGCCATAAAGCCCttagaactgaacacagcattcCCATCCTCACAGGTGTTACAGGTGGTGTTAAGGTCATCATCACAATTacacacagctgctgcaggaattGTGGTTTAAAGTGCTTCCACCTGCACAGTAATTAACACCTAAGGACCAGAACCTGGACAGTTTCAGACCTCACAGAGATAAAGTCTGGTAAACTGTCTGTTTTcaagtttaaaaatacttttcttcacttttgaCACACATAAATGGGCTTTCATGTTTGATTATTAACAACAAAATTCTGACACCAGTATCAGACTGAAATAGTAATGTTTACCACCAGAACTGATGAGGGACACAACAGGATCTATCCCTAacactccccccaaaaaacatgCCTAAATGACCAGGAGCCTTTGTATGTCTACTCAGATAATAAAACAGAATTCCATCCCAGGTCTATCTAGTTTCCTCCCTTTGTCGAAAAACGTATGATCTTGCCCTTCATAGttccattttctgttctcaGCTTTGAAAATCTGATGTACTTACTTGACTTCCCTTTTTACCAGCCATTTCACTAAAGTATCCCACCCCCAATACACTTCAAGCAAGTATCTGACAACAGAGCAATCCTGACCTTTCCTATGTTACTTttagaaacaattatttttaataaatttgaaTGAAAATACTATACTAAGAGGGAAGTCGGctcagagcttaaaaaaaagtagtttttatcaaaagtattatttattatatctATTTTTAGTAAGTATTCCCTGCTTGTAGGTCCATTGTGGCAATATTACATAATCTTCATGTGTTTAGAAGAAAAGTGTTAGGAAATGTTAAGCTACAATACAAAAAAGTGTCTTTTCCctttaagaagaaattcattAAATGCCTTCCTTAAAAACTTATCTACCATTAATTTCCCTGCCAAAGAAAATAAGTCTAAAAGCCAAAGCttctttaatataaaaatggTTCAGTCAGGATTTTAACAGCACAGAACAACTTGCTAAAAAGGATGTGAAATTCTGGCGATATatcagaattttatttacataaacCATATGTTTTTTACAGCCATTTTTCTATGGAATTGATTACTCTGCAAGTGAAGTGTACCCACTGAACAAGACGTACACATGTATCAGACTAAcaccagaataaaatatttgacCTCAGTATGAATTACCTTGGGAACCATAAATTCTGCTCAGCAATGAAACATCATTGCACTGCACAACATGCCAGCAACTCCAACACTTTTTGCAGGAATACTTCGCCCTCACGACAGAGGTGTCAGAGCCTGTTCCACCGTGTTCTTTACGCCACCTATGACCTCAATTATTTTCATGCTCAAAGGCTATTGGGGAGCAACaggcaaaacacagaaatgactGCAATGCTACatacttagggaaaaaaaaattacagaatacCAGAAGTAGGCACAATAAGGTACCTGACTTCGAAGATTCCCTCACTGCCTTTTTTTACCCCCATCTTCAGTCCCTGCTGTCACCACAGAGACATCTCATCATAAGAACAGTTTGCCATGAAATATGAGAACTTTGTTTCTACCCTGCAGTAGCCTCAGATGAACTATTCAGAGCTGTCTGAATCAGTTGTCACGTTTCAGCATAAACACACAAGTCTGTATCTCTGACTCAGAATGTAAAATTAAGAGGCTACAATTAATTACACTTTTCCTGCAGAACTTTCACTTTAAATACCACgttttaaaaacctgaaatgcaaaattatgTTCTTCAACAGAAACCATATTCAAGGAAAGGCTAAAACTAGGAGCAAGTAAAATTAGTTGCAGCTCAAATAGCACGGAATTACATGACCACAATACAAtccatcaaagaaaaaaaaaagaaactgtttcttaaaaatagcatttgaaATACTGCCTGATACAAATAAGCTTATACTGGCAACACgacttcctaaaaaaaatatagctgAAAAACTCCACTAAAACTTGTGAGGTGTtataaatttgattttatttttctatccCAGAAGACCAAAAATCATTCTTAACTATCAGAATGCTCTGGCATTACTAGATTTAGCAAGTACACACCAACCAACACACCACCATCACTCTTCTGCCGATAAGCCTTCCCTCAAGATGCCATGCAAGTCCTCTCAATCCAAATACATTCGACcaaatttttaaacaaaaacaaggTAATCTTAAACTTTACTCAGCAAgagagcttttttcctttttttatcacTGCAAGAGTGAAACGCGGCACATACCGTACCTGCAAGTCACAAAGGCCGTTCTGGGGTTAAGttgtgaagaaaaattatttctaccCATCCCAGTTATGAGAAATGTCTCCGCCCCCTTGGGCGCTTATGGGCCGGACAGGGACGGAAAACCCCGGGACACTTTGGAGCCGGAGCAAGGGACTGCCCAAGGCTTCGCGCTCACACCCAGGGCCCAGGCTCGGCTCCCCGGCTAGACCCTGCCGAGAGCTAACGCCACCCCGGAGCCGGCCCGGCCTCACCGCTCTCCGCCGCAGAGCCGGCCCGGCCCGCAGCgatccctgctcctgcagcgCCAGGCCAGTGGCCGGGGAGAGCGGCCTGAGGCGGGACCAGGCCGCGACACTGCCTCGCCCCTACCTGACGGCGCCGAGCAACGTCCCACAGCACCGCCGGACACCGCGGGGCCCTTCGCTCCCTTACTCACCTCCTCATCTCCAGCCCCGCACCTCAGCGCCCCGCTCGCCTGCGGGACTTCCCCGGCTCACAGCCCCGCAGCGCTCGGCACCGCCGCCCAGCCCGCTCCCCGCGCCCTCATCGTCGCAATCGCAGCTGCAGCTGCAACCGAAACGCCCCCTGCTGCCCCGGAGAGCCCGCCCACCCACCCCTCACAGCCAATCACAGCGCCTCGCCGCAGCCGCTTTGTAGCGCTATTGGCGAAGAGCGCTGCCAGGTAAGGAGGAGCTGCGGGGTTTCCCCACCATCAAGATAGTGTGAGCCGCAGGGGAGGGTCATGCGAGGCGGCCGGCACAGCGCTCAGCATTGAGGGCGCTGATTGGTCCCGCGGAGCAGGAAGGCGGGACCTGGGGAGCTGCGGAGGGGCTGATTGGGCGGCCGGGGCAGCGCTGGGGgtgaaggaggctgaggggcgGGTGCCCGGGGCGGTTACCGGCGCTGCGCCTCGGGTACGGGAGACGCTTTCCCGTTCCTCAGGGCACGCTGCTTCTGGGCTGCCGGAGGGACGGTGCTCTCCAGACCTCCGTGGAAGGGGATCGAGGGGGCAGCACTCCCGCCTCTTGACTAGCGGTGGGGCTGCGTGCCAGGGAAGCTCCCGGGGAGGGGCTCCGGTACCGGTTTTCAGTGCCGTTTACTACTCACCTCCGGTGAACCGCGACCGTGTCTCTGGATCCGCAGCGCGGCTGAGGGTGCGGAACTCCCTGCAGATCAGGAGGCGctcggcggggccgggcgggctCAAGCCGGCATCCTGCGGGACGAGAGGAAAGGAGCGAGGTCAGGGCTTTACGGCAGCCCCCTCAGAAACCCCGAACGGGGCAGCGGGGCTGCTTGCCAAGACGGCAGCAGCGATCCCGGCAGTGCTGTGCCAGGGCGGGCTATTGCCGGCACACGGCACCGAACCGCTGGGTGAGCTCGGGGCTGTCCTTCCCAGTGCCCCTCATGAGAGCCGGGACTGTCTGTCAGTGTCACACTCGGTCGGGCTTCAATGTCCGGTCCTGAAATACTTTTACTCTGAAGTTATGTAAGCAATGCTattgaatatttaatttaataaaagcCAAATGTAGCTCCTCTTTAACCATCCTACTTTTGAATGTGACTCTGTCTGAATGCTGCACTGTTTTATCCACTTGGCAGCAGAGTTTTTTATACATAGcgaatttttcttaaataatgaGACAATGAACTGTGACAATGAACAAGAGCTGCTCAAAAGGAGAGTTAGGTTTAAAGGCTTTCATCACACATTCAGCATTTCCCGAAgaccatatttatttttagagaatAGCTTTTTTAATcgtttttttccaaactgatgCTCTATTTTAAGCTCAtgcttatttaaaagaaaataaataaatagtgaaAAGTTACTAAGATGCATGCattacatttcttccttttgcagagCACACAGCAAACCCAGGTTATGCTCTGCTAATCCTCCAGGTGGCTATCTATACACACCAGCTGCCTTTCCCTCCATTTGTGGAGCTGCCTTTTATGCATTAGCATGTCTGCTATAAATAGCTATCCCAAATTTCATTATGTTTACATtttgaatataaataaattgcATGTGAAACATGACTATTTGTTTTAGCCTAAGTACACCATAATTATATTTGAGAAGCAAAGGGGACAGAGACATTATAATAATATTGAAACACTCAAAGGAATGACTATATGTGGAATACTTAATAACTCAAAaccaaatatttgaaaacattgctCTATTCCATGTGATTTTGTACTTAACCCTCTATGATTTCAGCAGGAAGAATGACCAACACAGACCATTTAGCTTCATATCCTACTGACCCACTGGGCTTGCATTACAGCTCTGTGTCACTGACAGACCACAGATGAAAGGCAGGACAAGACTGTTATTTACTCTAAAGCTCCTTCATACTCCTTTAAATATATAAAGGAGCTGTAAAGTGTTAACAGGGCTTTGGCAGTATAAAATGGGCCTGTTATATTTCTTTCATGTTGAAAACCCCTTCAGTAACACCAGCACAGGATATTTGCTATTAAATggcaaattatttcttcaaacTACACTCTTCTCAAGAGTTGTTTTGTAATATGAAATATGGTAAACAAATGCCACATTCAAATGACACAACACTATACAATTG harbors:
- the LOC115598954 gene encoding atherin-like; the protein is MQVLSIQIHSTKFLNKNKTLPRANATPEPARPHRSPPQSRPGPQRSLLLQRQASGRGERPEAGPGRDTASPLPDGAEQRPTAPPDTAGPFAPLLTSSSPAPHLSAPLACGTSPAHSPAALGTAAQPAPRALIVAIAAAAATETPPAAPESPPTHPSQPITAPRRSRFVALLAKSAASAVYYSPPVNRDRVSGSAARLRVRNSLQIRRRSAGPGGLKPASCGTRGKERGQGFTAAPSETPNGAAGLLAKTAAAIPAVLCQGGLLPAHGTEPLGELGAVLPSAPHESRDCLSVSHSVGLQCPVLKYFYSEVM